The Verrucomicrobiia bacterium genome includes a window with the following:
- a CDS encoding tetratricopeptide repeat protein — protein MEKKSRWSVLKHHRAAFFVLLFCFLLPARGFSQLNEENETGVVTRETRNQQAVEATSEQSKKQAGLEKVKKVTYEDILKSPDDLKLNFEYAQSQVKEGNLLGAATTLERILLINPKLQKVRLFYAVVLYRLDNWTEARRELETLQKQKLPPDMREEVDTYLKRIKRRLRRTKVSVRQSVGFEADSNRNASPSSKRRLVTNVPVDVSGSSVATRDNSFVNVTQVNLVHDLGFQAGHEIFASFTHFQQEQTHVDSLDLQSLQYEFGANLKSKWANFTPLFYANNIFLSRETFLRTQGGEFDFDKTFGRFSAFSDTRIEHQNFSGISENPTAPQRTGVYTELENGFSYALHPRISYGASLLYGHKTAREDFNAYDRLQIRQSVTTLLWKGQFILNSIDLARDVYADPDVAIASQIRKDGTLRYRVTYGVPLETLYIGKLLPSVLRGIVWTFSYEYFRSLSNVTNYTYRNNKMQGMLTKKWEF, from the coding sequence ATGGAAAAAAAATCGCGCTGGAGCGTCCTGAAACATCACCGGGCCGCGTTTTTCGTGCTTTTATTCTGCTTTCTGCTTCCGGCCCGCGGCTTTTCGCAGCTCAACGAAGAAAACGAAACCGGCGTGGTCACCCGCGAAACGCGGAACCAGCAGGCAGTCGAAGCCACTTCCGAACAATCTAAAAAGCAAGCCGGGCTCGAAAAGGTCAAGAAGGTCACCTACGAGGACATTCTCAAAAGTCCCGACGACCTGAAGCTGAATTTCGAATACGCGCAGTCCCAGGTGAAGGAAGGCAATCTTCTCGGGGCTGCGACCACGCTCGAGCGCATCCTGCTCATCAATCCCAAACTGCAGAAAGTCCGGCTTTTTTACGCGGTCGTTCTCTACCGCCTGGACAACTGGACCGAGGCGCGGCGCGAGCTGGAAACCCTTCAAAAGCAAAAGCTGCCGCCGGACATGCGGGAGGAAGTGGATACGTATCTCAAGCGCATCAAGCGCCGCCTGCGCCGGACGAAGGTGAGTGTCCGCCAGAGCGTGGGATTTGAAGCCGACTCGAACCGCAACGCCTCGCCGTCCTCAAAGCGGCGGCTTGTCACCAACGTCCCCGTGGATGTTTCCGGATCGAGCGTTGCGACAAGGGACAACAGTTTCGTGAACGTCACGCAGGTCAACCTGGTCCATGACCTGGGTTTCCAGGCGGGCCACGAGATTTTCGCGTCCTTCACGCATTTCCAGCAGGAGCAGACGCATGTCGATTCCCTGGACCTGCAGTCGCTGCAATACGAATTCGGGGCCAACCTGAAAAGCAAATGGGCGAATTTCACGCCGCTTTTTTACGCCAACAATATTTTTCTCTCCCGAGAGACTTTCCTCAGGACCCAGGGCGGGGAATTCGATTTCGACAAGACCTTCGGCCGCTTCAGCGCTTTTTCTGACACGAGGATCGAGCATCAAAACTTTTCCGGAATTTCGGAAAACCCCACGGCTCCGCAGCGCACGGGCGTTTATACGGAGCTCGAGAATGGCTTCAGCTATGCTCTTCACCCCCGTATTTCGTACGGCGCCAGCCTGCTTTACGGCCATAAAACCGCGCGCGAGGATTTCAACGCCTACGACCGGCTTCAAATCCGGCAATCCGTGACGACGCTCCTGTGGAAGGGCCAGTTCATCCTCAACTCGATCGATCTGGCGCGCGACGTGTATGCCGACCCGGACGTGGCCATTGCTTCCCAGATCCGCAAAGACGGCACGCTCCGCTATCGCGTGACGTACGGCGTGCCGTTGGAAACCCTTTATATAGGAAAGCTGCTCCCATCCGTCCTGAGGGGGATTGTCTGGACCTTCAGCTACGAATATTTCCGTTCCCTTTCGA
- a CDS encoding cytochrome c3 family protein produces MSAVIRSPYMTHVGVARDQPVPFSHKHHVEGLGIDCRYCHTSVENSSFAGLPPAKTCMNCHSIMWNQAPILEPIRESFRTGKPVAWTRVHDLPDFVYFDHSIHVAKGVACVVCHGQVNEMPLMSRANTLHMEWCLQCHRAPENFIRPKEKVFDMHWKPENQKQMGQQLVAEYQIHKNQLTNCSVCHR; encoded by the coding sequence ATGTCCGCAGTGATCCGCTCGCCTTACATGACGCACGTGGGGGTCGCGCGCGACCAGCCGGTGCCGTTCAGCCACAAGCACCACGTGGAAGGTCTGGGCATCGATTGCAGGTACTGCCATACTTCCGTCGAAAACTCTTCGTTCGCGGGGCTCCCGCCCGCCAAGACGTGCATGAACTGCCACTCGATCATGTGGAACCAGGCGCCCATCCTCGAGCCGATCCGCGAAAGCTTCCGCACGGGAAAGCCCGTGGCCTGGACGCGCGTTCACGATTTGCCCGACTTCGTTTATTTCGATCACAGCATCCACGTGGCCAAAGGAGTGGCGTGCGTGGTCTGCCACGGCCAGGTGAACGAAATGCCCCTCATGTCGCGGGCCAACACCCTGCACATGGAATGGTGCCTTCAATGCCACCGGGCCCCGGAAAATTTCATCCGGCCCAAAGAAAAAGTTTTCGACATGCACTGGAAGCCTGAAAATCAGAAGCAGATGGGCCAGCAGCTTGTCGCGGAATATCAGATTCACAAGAACCAGTTGACCAATTGCAGCGTTTGCCACCGGTAA
- a CDS encoding TAT-variant-translocated molybdopterin oxidoreductase, translating to MDKPAFDLSKIRQKLSQLRGSTFWRSLEEVAETKDFKEFLEHEYPHGAAEFDQPIDRREFLKLMGASILMSGLAGCKLPSLEKIVPYSKMPEEIIPGKPLFFATGMPFNGTTLGLLAESHMGRPTKVEGNPGHPDSLGATDIFAQASVLGLYDPDRSKVVLNAGRIRTWDSFLEALQKELELQDSKQGAGLRVLTETVTSPTLAFQLRSLLQKYPKAKWHQYDPVSRDHARKGAKMAFGEYGDLRYDFSKADVVFSLDADFFSRIPGSLRYARQFIDRRRDPETANLNRLYAVESTPTLAGSVADHRFAMRASSISFTAIQLAQALGLDTPAGIVSKAPKAPSWLAAAAEDLRAHRGSSLILAGEEQPPFVHALAHAMNQVLGNFGTTVQIIPTVEDYPLDQEASLRELVNDLKQGQVDLLVMLGTNPAYHAPADLDFAGALSKAGRSVHLGLYQDETAILSHWHVPETHYLEMFSDGRASDGTVTMIQPLIEPLYAGKSAHEIVSVLLEGRLKKGYDVVRDYWKSQWGEPVFESKWRRALHDGFVEGSAFQARGKSVKTSFAAEDFGDLPDPSMLGGFEVNFRPDPSIWDGRFANNGWLQELPKPMSTLTWDNAVMVSPRTAEEIGLETGGVLQFTRGSNVVLAPVWVSPGQSDGTLTLTLGYGRTHGGKIAEKIGFNAYTVRFSEASKEGFRIGKTGKTVALAATQLHHSMEGRNLVRAATQKEFAKDREFAQDHETGNTSMYPKYEYKDYAWGMVINLNACIGCNACMVACQSENNIPVVGKTQVLKGREMHWIRVDRYYEGSADDPKLHNQPVTCMHCENAPCEPVCPVGATTHSEEGLNEMVYNRCVGTRYCSNNCPYKVRRFNFLEYNDYHTETLKMMRNPDVTVRVRGVMEKCTYCVQRINEARITSKKENRKIRDGEIKTACQAACPTQAIVFGDINDKESQVAGLKKSPLNYGLLTELNTVPRTTYLAKVTNPNPAILEAGRVL from the coding sequence ATGGATAAACCGGCCTTCGACCTGTCGAAAATCCGGCAAAAATTGTCCCAGCTCCGCGGTTCCACGTTCTGGCGCAGCCTGGAAGAAGTTGCCGAGACCAAGGACTTCAAGGAATTCCTGGAACACGAATACCCGCACGGCGCCGCGGAATTCGACCAGCCGATCGACCGCCGCGAGTTCCTGAAGCTCATGGGCGCGTCGATCCTGATGTCCGGCCTCGCGGGCTGCAAGCTGCCTTCCCTGGAAAAAATCGTCCCCTACTCCAAGATGCCGGAAGAAATCATCCCCGGAAAACCGCTCTTTTTTGCGACCGGCATGCCTTTCAACGGCACGACGCTCGGCCTGCTGGCCGAAAGCCACATGGGCCGGCCCACCAAAGTCGAAGGCAACCCCGGACATCCAGACAGCCTCGGCGCGACCGACATCTTCGCGCAGGCATCGGTCCTCGGGCTTTACGATCCGGACCGTTCCAAGGTCGTCTTGAATGCGGGCCGCATCCGCACGTGGGATTCGTTTCTCGAAGCACTCCAGAAAGAACTCGAGCTCCAGGATTCCAAGCAGGGCGCGGGCCTGCGCGTCCTCACTGAAACGGTCACTTCCCCTACGCTCGCGTTCCAGCTCCGCAGCCTGCTGCAAAAATACCCGAAAGCCAAATGGCATCAGTACGATCCCGTTTCCCGCGACCATGCGCGAAAAGGCGCGAAGATGGCCTTCGGCGAATACGGCGACCTGCGTTATGATTTTTCCAAAGCCGACGTCGTGTTTTCGCTGGACGCGGACTTTTTCTCGCGCATTCCGGGCAGCCTGCGTTACGCACGCCAGTTCATCGACCGCCGGCGCGATCCCGAGACGGCGAACCTCAACCGCCTTTACGCGGTCGAAAGCACGCCCACGCTGGCCGGCTCCGTCGCGGACCACCGCTTTGCCATGCGGGCCTCTTCCATTTCTTTTACCGCGATCCAGCTTGCGCAGGCGCTCGGCCTGGACACGCCCGCCGGCATCGTGTCCAAGGCTCCGAAGGCGCCTTCCTGGCTTGCCGCCGCGGCCGAAGACCTGCGTGCCCACCGGGGTTCGAGCCTCATTCTGGCGGGAGAAGAACAGCCGCCTTTCGTGCACGCCCTGGCCCATGCCATGAACCAGGTGCTCGGCAATTTCGGAACGACGGTGCAAATCATCCCGACGGTCGAAGATTATCCGCTGGACCAGGAAGCTTCCCTGCGGGAACTCGTGAACGATCTCAAGCAAGGCCAGGTGGACCTGCTCGTCATGCTCGGCACCAACCCGGCTTATCACGCGCCCGCGGACCTGGACTTTGCCGGCGCGCTCAGTAAGGCCGGACGCAGCGTGCATCTGGGCCTTTACCAAGACGAGACCGCGATCCTTTCCCACTGGCACGTTCCCGAAACTCATTATCTCGAAATGTTCTCCGACGGCCGCGCCAGCGACGGCACGGTCACGATGATCCAGCCGCTGATCGAGCCTTTGTACGCCGGAAAATCCGCGCATGAAATCGTTTCGGTCCTGCTTGAAGGGCGCCTGAAAAAAGGCTACGACGTCGTCCGCGATTACTGGAAAAGCCAATGGGGCGAGCCCGTTTTCGAAAGCAAGTGGCGCCGCGCCCTGCACGACGGCTTTGTGGAAGGCAGCGCGTTCCAGGCCCGCGGCAAAAGCGTGAAAACCAGCTTCGCGGCCGAAGACTTCGGCGATTTGCCCGATCCGTCCATGCTCGGCGGCTTTGAAGTCAATTTTCGTCCCGATCCTTCCATTTGGGACGGCCGCTTCGCCAACAACGGCTGGCTCCAGGAATTGCCCAAGCCCATGTCCACCCTCACCTGGGACAATGCGGTGATGGTCAGCCCGCGCACGGCCGAGGAAATCGGCCTCGAAACCGGCGGCGTGCTCCAATTCACCCGCGGTTCGAACGTAGTTCTCGCGCCCGTGTGGGTTTCGCCGGGCCAATCCGACGGCACGTTGACGCTGACGCTGGGATACGGACGCACGCACGGCGGGAAGATCGCGGAAAAAATCGGCTTCAACGCCTACACCGTGCGCTTTTCGGAAGCTTCGAAAGAGGGCTTCCGCATCGGAAAAACCGGCAAGACTGTGGCGCTTGCCGCGACGCAGCTCCATCACTCCATGGAAGGCCGCAATCTCGTGAGAGCCGCCACTCAAAAGGAATTCGCCAAGGACCGGGAATTCGCGCAGGATCACGAAACCGGAAACACTTCGATGTATCCGAAATACGAATACAAAGATTACGCCTGGGGCATGGTCATCAATCTCAATGCCTGCATCGGATGCAATGCCTGCATGGTCGCCTGCCAGTCGGAGAACAACATCCCTGTCGTCGGCAAGACGCAGGTCCTCAAGGGCCGCGAAATGCACTGGATCCGCGTGGACCGTTATTATGAAGGAAGCGCCGATGATCCCAAGCTGCACAACCAGCCGGTCACCTGCATGCATTGCGAGAACGCGCCGTGCGAACCGGTCTGCCCTGTCGGCGCGACCACGCATTCCGAGGAAGGCCTGAACGAGATGGTCTACAACCGCTGCGTGGGCACGCGCTACTGCTCGAACAACTGCCCTTACAAAGTGCGCCGCTTCAACTTCCTGGAATATAATGATTATCATACCGAAACGCTCAAGATGATGCGCAATCCCGACGTGACCGTGCGCGTGCGCGGCGTCATGGAAAAATGCACGTACTGCGTCCAGCGCATCAACGAAGCGCGCATCACGTCCAAGAAAGAGAACCGCAAAATCAGGGACGGCGAGATCAAAACCGCGTGCCAGGCCGCATGCCCGACGCAGGCCATCGT